The nucleotide sequence AGGGTCTTCTTCACCTCGAGCTGCTTCATGGCATCTAGCTCGGGGTACTCAGTCTCCAAGAGCTTGATCAGCAGCTGCAAGACGTGGGGGTGCAGGAGGGGATGGTAGGTGCTGACCTCGTCTAGCAGGGCCAggggcactggagtggggtgcgtgTGCTGCTGGAAGAACTTGGGCTTTGACACGGTCCCGTCCACCCATGTCAGCACACCCACCGCCACCACTGGAAATCTGATGCACCTATAGAGGGTGCCCAGCTCGGCCAGGAGCTCGCTTGCCCCTGTGTTCTCAGCACAGCACAAATTGTGAACAGTTTCAATAGCCTTTGCTGTTGCCTTCAGCTCATCTTGATTGATGCTCAGGCGTTTGTTCTTCTTCCAGATCTCCACCACGCTGGCCGCGTAGGCTAAGAGATGGATATACTTGTGCTTGTGGTCTGGGTTGATCCTGGCCCCAGGTTTAAAGAGCGATTGCATGAACAGGTCCAGGAAGGCGGGCACCCGGATGAGCTCGACAGGAGGCGGGTCCCTGCTGGTAACAAACAGGTTGTAGAGGACGGTGATGTCAGCTGGATTCAGGGCCCCCTTGGACAGCATggcccccagggcctggcacagccGGGGGTAGGAGGCAGCTCTGCCCAGGGCAAGCGGGATGCGACTGGCATCGTGGCCACTCTCCTGGGCGAAGCGCTGGACCTCCTGTGCAACCCTGCGCACTGCCCCGCCCCGCTGGCCTTCCTGGGCCAGCACGGCCATCAGGACCTGAGCCAGCAGGTACGTATGCTCGCCGTGGCACACCATCTTAGCAAACTGAGGCAGGTTTTCTGCAAGGTTGGCTTCTCCTCCATCCAAAATGGTAGCTAGAGAGCTCCCAAGAACTCTAGAGAACACTTCCAGCTGCTGGCAGGCTGCCACCACGCCAGTGATCTCACCTTGGTATCCTGCATCGGAAATGAGCTTGACCGTGAATTTTAGCATCAGACAGTCTGGGTGCACTTCTGTCAGCCGGTAAACAAGATCCCTCCAGGTGGGATGTGCAATCATTTGTTCCAGCCAGGCGGGGGTTGCCCTTTCGTTTGTAAAGATAGAATCTGCTTTGCGGGGGTCGAAGTGTTGCATCACTAAGTTCTTCAAGtggttttccactgtttcctgaaTCTGCACTGGTTCCACCCCGGTCTGAATGAGCCACTGGGCCAGCAGGTTGATGGTCTGGGCCACAGCTGTGTAGTTGTCTGATAAGAGGTGGATCACCTCCTCTGGAGACCCTCCTGCCTGGAAATATCTCATCAAAGTGTTGAAGACAGAGGGCTCCATGATATAATCTGGGGTAGAAAATTTCTGCAGGCATTCTTGCTGGACCTGGGCATCTTCTTCTCCCAGCACACCATCTTCTGGCTGCTGGTCACCCCACTCGGCAGGGCTCCCGAAGTCATCCTGGTCCATGTCCATGGTAGCGCCAGGCATGGCCCCCACTGGACTGTTCCGAAGCTGCCTGTTTAGGAAGGGATAACAGGATAATGGtcacctctctctttttttcaaggCTGTGGTATGTAAAACtgatgtttctttttcaaaaatatgtattagttttatttatttggctgtaccaggtcttcgTTGGGGCATGCGGGACCTAGTTCCCTCACCAGATaatgaaccctggccccctgagttgggagcacagaatcttagccactggaccatcacggAGTTACCTATGTATGTTTCTTGATAGGAATATGAATTTACTGATTAGATCATAGGAGGGCAAGTTTCTTCTGTCTACTCTTGGAATTGCAGTCTGATGTTCCAGAGGTCATTTCATTGGCCAGTTGAGATGCTTCTCTATAATGATCACGTGTTAAACTTATACTCCGATAAAAttactattttcaaaaatttggAAAAGCTTTACTTTCTCCAGACCACTAATATATTCTCTCAAAGATTAATCATCTGTGTCTTTTAGCTCTGACACTCTAGAGACCCAAATCAGTAATCCTTAATCAACTTTTGAGTCAAAACTAGTTACTATGCTCAAATAGTCCTTATTTTTTATACTATTGCTATGCCTTTTCTTTCAATGAAACTTCCATTTAATTTGgactttttaaatcaattttattatttttgttttcttcatattacatatttattcacTTCACTATAATTTGAGCACTTTTCTGTGTACCAGGCAATTGTCTGTATGTACAGTGTTTGTATGTAAGTTTGCATAAGGTTTTAAGTGGAAAAGTAACAGAAAATGGTTTTCTTTGAAAGAGATTATGCCTGTCAAGGGAGAATGGCTAGACGGGAGCCACCGTGGACAAGGGGGCACTAGGTGGACAGGTGTTAGGCTGGTAGTGGATGTGGGTTTTAGGGAGTGGGAACAGAGTGGGAACAGAGGACTGAGTGAgtgtttcattctctttcttcaacAGATTTTCAAAGATGGAGGTTTACATGAGGGGAGacagaagaaaaccaaaaatagaagGCTTGGTAACTTACAGGGATATGGCCTTTGGGGAACAGAAGGACCACAGAGAGCACACAAGCTCCTCAGTCATGGGTTGATCCACAGTCTATTCCAGttcctgaaaaataagaaaaagagcagTTCAAACTCACACTGCTGGTAAGATTTGTGGTTAGGATCCACACCCAGCTCTGCCAAACTAAAAACCCTCATTATTATGCTGTGGAATAAAATGcggcagtgaaaaaaaaaaacctgaaactccagtaatttggccacctaatgcaaagagttgactcattggaaaagaccctaatgctgggaaggattgggtgcaggaggagaaggggaggacagaggatgagagggctggatggcatcaccgactcggtggacatgggtttgggtggactccgggagttggtgatggacagggaggcctagcgtgctgtggttcatggggtcgcaaagagtcagacacaactgagcgattgaactgaactgaactgaaaagaaatatgtGTGAAGTAGGACAATACACACCAACATGAAATGACATCCCAGCTATATTTGAGATAAATCAGATGAACACAGTAGAATAAGTTTCTTAAATTGAAAAACAGATCCGATGAATATTCACAtaatcagagggcttccctgggaaaTTTTACTAACATTCAAATAATAGTTAAACCTTTCACAAACTCTCCCCAAGTACAGAAGAGCAAGAAAGACTTCCAGCTCACTCTAAGAGGCCAGTATTCATTACCCTGTGTTATCAGTCAGGGTCCTATTAGAGAAACCAAACCCGTAGGAGATGTGTATTAAGAGATTTCTCACAAGGAATTGGCTTACACGACTGAGGGAACTGTCTAGGCAAGCCTGAGATCCTTGGGGCAGCCGTCAGAAAAGGCAGACTGGCATTCTTCAGTACCAAGGATGCTGCTCTCCACAGACAGAATGTGTTCTCTTTAGGGAAACCTCAACTCGATGCTTAAAGCCTTTGTTAATTAGATCAGGCTAATTGGTTTATCTAGAATCctcttaatggcaccccactccagtactcttgcctggaaaatcccatggatggaggagcctggaaggctgcagtccatggggtcgctgagggtcggacacgactgagcgacttcactttcacttttcactttcatgcattggagaaggaaatggcaacactccagtgttcttgcctggagaatcccagggacgggggagcctggtgggctgccgtctatggggtcgcacagagttggacacgactgaagtgactcagcagcagcagaatcatcTTGCTTCTTTAAAGTCAATTGATACGGATTTTAATTACatcaaaaaatacttgaaaaataccTATAGCCTCCAAGATTCCACAAAACCATACCTTGATGCCTGAGCCACACAGAGGAATCCCAAGAAAGCTACTGACTAATATCCTTTGTGAATACAgggaaaaaattcaacaaaatccCCACAATCTGAATCAGGCGAGgtaaggattatacaccatgactcAGCAGAATTTATATCAGAATTGTGAGGTTGATTAGATTTATGAAAAACAATCAATGTAACGTGTCAATAGAATAAGGGACAAAAACCATATCATCATCTCAACAGAGGCTGAAAAAACTGTTtctaaaagttaaacatagagttgcTGTATGaggagtcgtgtccgactcttgtgatcccatggactaaagcccaccaaggctcctctgtccatgaatttctccaggcaagagtactgccatttccttctccaggagatcttcccaacccagggatttaaccccagtctcctatattgcaggcagaaagtgaaagtgaagtcactcagtcgtgtctgactctttgtgaccccgtggactgtagcccaccaagctccgccatccatgggattctccaggcaagaacactggagtggattgccatttccttctccaggggaccttcccaacccagggatcgaacccaggtctcccgcattgcaggcagacgctttaacctctgagctaccaaggaaaactttacccactgagccacctgagaagccctatggCTCAGCCAGTCCTTTCAGATAGCATATGCAAGAGAAATGACAACCTAGCTCCACACAAAATACTTTTCAGGTGAGCATAGCAATGTTACTCATAATGGCCACAGGGCAGAaacacccaaatgtccatcaactgatgaatggatgaacaaagtatggtatacagtggaatattatctAGTCATGAAGAGGAATAAAACACTAATTCATGTtcagcatggatgaatcttgaaaagtTGCAAAGTGAAAGAATCCAGGTACAAGAGGTCATATACTACATAATCCCACTTAAATGAAACAGTCAGTACAGGCAAACTTGTAGAGATAGAAAATCAATTAGAGGTTGTCAGGAAATAGTGTGGGGCAGGATGGAAAGTGTCTGCTAATAGacttcttttgctgctgctgctgctgctgctgctaagtcgcttcagtcgtgtccgactctgtgtgaccccagagatggcagcccaccaggctcccccgtccctgggattctccaggcaagaacactggagtgggttgccatttccttctccaatgcatgaaagtgaaaagtgaaagtgaagtcgctcagtcgtgtccgactctagtgaccccatggactgcagcccaccaggctcctctgtccacgggattttccaggcaagagtactggagtggggtgccattgccttctccgagacttcttttagagtgatgaaaatgctctggaattagatagtggggtggctgtacaacattgtgaatatgcTAACAAACTactgaattttatactttaaaagagtgaattttatggttTGG is from Bubalus bubalis isolate 160015118507 breed Murrah chromosome 4, NDDB_SH_1, whole genome shotgun sequence and encodes:
- the LOC102396326 gene encoding negative elongation factor C/D-like isoform X1 produces the protein MTEELVCSLWSFCSPKAISLQLRNSPVGAMPGATMDMDQDDFGSPAEWGDQQPEDGVLGEEDAQVQQECLQKFSTPDYIMEPSVFNTLMRYFQAGGSPEEVIHLLSDNYTAVAQTINLLAQWLIQTGVEPVQIQETVENHLKNLVMQHFDPRKADSIFTNERATPAWLEQMIAHPTWRDLVYRLTEVHPDCLMLKFTVKLISDAGYQGEITGVVAACQQLEVFSRVLGSSLATILDGGEANLAENLPQFAKMVCHGEHTYLLAQVLMAVLAQEGQRGGAVRRVAQEVQRFAQESGHDASRIPLALGRAASYPRLCQALGAMLSKGALNPADITVLYNLFVTSRDPPPVELIRVPAFLDLFMQSLFKPGARINPDHKHKYIHLLAYAASVVEIWKKNKRLSINQDELKATAKAIETVHNLCCAENTGASELLAELGTLYRCIRFPVVAVGVLTWVDGTVSKPKFFQQHTHPTPVPLALLDEVSTYHPLLHPHVLQLLIKLLETEYPELDAMKQLEVKKTLLNRMVHLLSCRYVLPVVAYIRRCLEKLDTDLSLIRYFVTEVLDMIIPPYTSDFVRLFLPILENNSIASTLKRAGEHDPVTEFIAHCQSNFMLLD
- the LOC102396326 gene encoding negative elongation factor C/D-like isoform X2, whose product is MPGATMDMDQDDFGSPAEWGDQQPEDGVLGEEDAQVQQECLQKFSTPDYIMEPSVFNTLMRYFQAGGSPEEVIHLLSDNYTAVAQTINLLAQWLIQTGVEPVQIQETVENHLKNLVMQHFDPRKADSIFTNERATPAWLEQMIAHPTWRDLVYRLTEVHPDCLMLKFTVKLISDAGYQGEITGVVAACQQLEVFSRVLGSSLATILDGGEANLAENLPQFAKMVCHGEHTYLLAQVLMAVLAQEGQRGGAVRRVAQEVQRFAQESGHDASRIPLALGRAASYPRLCQALGAMLSKGALNPADITVLYNLFVTSRDPPPVELIRVPAFLDLFMQSLFKPGARINPDHKHKYIHLLAYAASVVEIWKKNKRLSINQDELKATAKAIETVHNLCCAENTGASELLAELGTLYRCIRFPVVAVGVLTWVDGTVSKPKFFQQHTHPTPVPLALLDEVSTYHPLLHPHVLQLLIKLLETEYPELDAMKQLEVKKTLLNRMVHLLSCRYVLPVVAYIRRCLEKLDTDLSLIRYFVTEVLDMIIPPYTSDFVRLFLPILENNSIASTLKRAGEHDPVTEFIAHCQSNFMLLD